ATTTACCCTCGAGCAGTGCTGCGCACTCGTGCACCGCTTTGACTACGCATACAGCAACTATCTGCGCTACAGCGGCTTGCAGGAAATGGGCGCTTTTGCCGAAGCGATCACCAAATATCTTCCGACGGCTGGTAGCCGCGACGAGGCGGTTGAGGCCGTCAAGGCGTTCCTGGGTTACCTCAACCGTTTGGCCGCCTGGTCATTCCATTACTTCCCTTGGAGCATCGGAAAACATCTCACTTACGAGACCCCGGAAGGTTCCATCGCGGCCCTGGCCGATCCCTCTCGGCGTGTTCAGATCCGCGACGGTCAAAAGGTACGGCTTACCTGGGAGCCGCTGGGCATCAGCGTCATTGCCTATCTCGCGACGAAGGAAAACCCCGAACTCTGCAACGACCTTATTCAAGCTCTGCCCTTCACGGTTGTTCAGGACCATGCCGTTGTCAGCGGTGAATCCATGTACGCGTGGGCGCCTGTCGTGAGCACCGCAAAGGTTAACGTCAAGGAACGGCAGTGCGATGCTCCGGTCGGCCGTATCCGCTATTCCCAGGGCACCGGCAACAAGGTCATCGTCCAGTATGGTGAAGTCACCGAAGATATTGCGACACCGGTTCTCGGTGAGATCCTGCCGGAGTATGCCGACGATATCTATAAGGTTGGTCGCGCTGTTCTGGAAAGCAACTTTGGCGACAAGAAGCCGATCATGCTCACGATCGAACTCGCATAACAAGCGTTCAGCCGGGGCGGTTTCTAACGCGAGCCGCCTCCCTTTGGCGACAAAAAATTGACTTGATTGGCTAAGCCTTTCTGTTAATATGTATAGACCAAACCGCAGGAAACATGCGGTAACAGGAGAACGGCGAAATGGCATTCTGGTTTGAATTCGACAAAATCAGTGACCTTCCGAACAATGCGGGACACAGCGTCCTGGATGACGGAAGTTCGTTCTGTTTCAGCCATGTAACCGACTTGACGACGCGTTTCTTTAGGGGCGGATTGGCGTGGCTATCTGGCATGCAACTGCCAAACATATCGCCCCGATGACGCTGAGCCTTAGCTCCTCCGAGGACAGATCCCAGCGGAAAAGAAGCGGCATTTGTATATGAGATGATGAGCCTCAAGCAACGGAGGCAAATCTCAAACCTGAAGTCAACTCAATGTTTGCGGTAGGGCACGGTGTCCGACGCAGAACGGTTTGTCTCGCGTTGCTGCGAGCCAAACCCCAACCAAGGGGAACTAACCATGAAATGGCAATTTGGGAAAGCCATCGTCGGTGGCGCAATGTTGGTCGCAGCTTGCGCGCTGAGTTCAGGAGCTCAGGCGCAACAAAAGGAGCTGATCGTCAGCGGTTTTGGCGGTGCCTATGACGAAGCAATGGCTGCGAGCGTGAAATCCTTCGAACAGGAAAACGACGTCAAGGTCACCATTGTTGCCGGGTCCGGCGCGAACAACATAGCCCGTGTCCGCAACAAGGAAGTCGACGTTATCGTTTCTGATCCGGTTTTCGCGCTTCGCATGGAAGCCGAGAAGGCGTTTGCGCCGCTCGATCCGAAGCTGGTTACCAACCTGAAGGACATTCACCCGAATGCGATCTACTCCGACGCGGTCGTCGCAGCGAATTTCGGCGCATATGTGCTCGCTTACAATCCTGCGGAGGTGAAGCCGCCGCAATCGTGGCATGATCTCGCGAAGCCGGAATACAAGGGCCGCATCGCGCTGCGCGGATTCCGGCCTGAAAATATCGATCTAATCACTCTCTTTGCGAAAGAGGCCGGCGGCGACGAGCGTCATCCCGACGCCGGCTTCGCCGAAATGGCCAAGATCGCTCAGAACATCGACGTCTGGGTGGACTCGCACGCCAACCATCTCGAACTGTATCGCAACGACCAGATCTCCATGAGCATGTGGACCGATGGCCGCATCGGCTGGGCGCGTGACACTGAAGGCGTAAAAATCCAGGGCGTCATTCCGAAGGAAGGATTTTTCCCGCTCGCCTCGACGCTTAGCGTCGTTGCCGGACGTCCGAACACCGAGTTGGCCGAGAAGCTGGTCAACCACTTACTGAGCCCCGCCTCGGGACTCAATATGGCCACTCGCCTTGGTTATTTCCCGACGAACCGCGAAGCTAAGCTGCCGCAGGAAGTCCAGGCAAAGATCATGATCACGCCAGACAACGTCAAGGATCTGAAAAGCGCCGACTGGAAGTACATCGTTTCGGTCTATGATCAATGGCAGCAGCGCTGGGAACGGGAAATTCAACGATAATGACCCAAAGTTTCGACATTGAACTGTCGCACTGCCGCAAGACGTACGGCGACATCAACGTTCTGGACGACGTCTCCCTTCAGGTCAAGAACGGTGAGTTCATCACCGTTCTCGGCCCAAGTGGTTGCGGCAAGACAACGACATTGCGTGTGATCGGGGGCTTCATCATTCCCGACAGCGGGCGTGTTTCGATCAGAGGCAGGGAGGTTACCAACCTGCCTCCCTACAAACGCAACATCGGCGTGGTCTTCCAAAACTACGCCCTGTGGCCCCACATGACTGTGGCAGAAATCCTCTCGTTCGGTCTTCGCATACGCAAGCTGCCCCGGGAAGAGATCGCGCGTCGTGTAGACC
This sequence is a window from Rhizobium rhizogenes. Protein-coding genes within it:
- a CDS encoding ABC transporter substrate-binding protein → MKWQFGKAIVGGAMLVAACALSSGAQAQQKELIVSGFGGAYDEAMAASVKSFEQENDVKVTIVAGSGANNIARVRNKEVDVIVSDPVFALRMEAEKAFAPLDPKLVTNLKDIHPNAIYSDAVVAANFGAYVLAYNPAEVKPPQSWHDLAKPEYKGRIALRGFRPENIDLITLFAKEAGGDERHPDAGFAEMAKIAQNIDVWVDSHANHLELYRNDQISMSMWTDGRIGWARDTEGVKIQGVIPKEGFFPLASTLSVVAGRPNTELAEKLVNHLLSPASGLNMATRLGYFPTNREAKLPQEVQAKIMITPDNVKDLKSADWKYIVSVYDQWQQRWEREIQR